The proteins below are encoded in one region of Colletotrichum lupini chromosome 5, complete sequence:
- a CDS encoding dienelactone hydrolase, translating into MVARLDPNVAPRDTDFYFDSASCISCSAPILITPLNKMTQIEPDIATKAPESDAAETITVTEPVTESTSAADTPAQSTSPTTTTGGAGEHSEHCVSDRPTPSGQSSTGEIIKINGVEVYISKPADYPHAPARLLLLLTGGTGLKSTNNQLQADKFASEGYVVVMPDLFNGDAAPNSSTIDSSEDTGSFLDTFKMKIVETAKSFQIDMWLARHTEEKVLPILYKVIEGSKEKFADAVKNGDGIYAVGYCIGGRYILHLGSDKKVATGGQGLADAEAGEVKTGPFIKVGAIAHGASVTPDDFTGVKVPISLVCVENDPLFPEEVRTHGEDVMSKANLEHEVQVYPGVPHGFAVVGEYQDAAIKDAQTTAYDQMLKWIKEH; encoded by the exons ATGGTAGCCCG ACTTGATCCAAACGTTGCGCCAAGGGATACAGACTTCTACTTTGACAGTGCATCCTGCATTTCT TGCTCCGCACCGATACTCATAACCCCGCTCAACAAGATGACCCAGATCGAGCCTGATATTGCGACGAAAGCTCCCGAGAGCGACGCCGCTGAGACTATCACTGTCACCGAGCCCGTCACCGAAAGCACCTCTGCTGCCGACACTCCGGCTCAATCCACCAGCCCTACGACGACTACGGGAGGCGCTGGAGAGCACAGCGAACACTGCGTGTCCGACAGACCAACTC CGTCCGGCCAATCCTCGACGGGAGAGATAATCAAGATCAACGGTGTCGAA GTCTACATCTCGAAACCCGCCGACTACCCTCATGCGCCAGCCaggcttcttctcctcctgaCGGGAGGCACCGGTCTCAAGTCCACAAATAACCAGCTTCAAGCCGATAAGTTTGCTAGTGAGGGCTACGTAGTGGTCATGCCCGATCTCTTCAACGGTGATGCCGCGCCCAATTCGTCGACCATCGACAGCAGCGAGGACACCGGATCGTTCCTGGACACTTTCAAGATGAAGATCGTCGAGACGGCCAAGAGTTTCCAAATTGATATGTGGCTGGCGCGACACACAGAGGAGAAGGTTCTGCCGATTCTCTACAAGGTCATTGAAGGCTCGAAGGAGAAGTTCGCCGATGCGGTGAAGAACGGCGACGGCATCTACGCTGTCGGCTACTGCATTGGAGGACGCTATATCCTTCACTTGGGCTCAGACAAGAAGGTCGCGACAGGAGGTCAAGGACTTGCCGATGCCGAGGCCGGCGAAGTGAAGACTGGTCCTTTCATCAAGGTCGGCGCGATAGCACACGGTGCTTCTGTCACCCCTGATGACTTCACGGGCGTCAAAGTCCCCATATCTCTCGTCTGCGTTGAGAATGATCCTCTGTTCCCTGAGGAGGTCAGAACACATGGCGAGGACGTCATGTCAAAGGCAAACCTCGAACACGAAGTTCAGGTGTACCCCGGCGTGCCGCATG GTTTCGCTGTTGTTGGCGAATATCAGGACGCAGCTATCAAGGATGCTCAGACTACCGCTTACGACCAAATGCTGAAGTGGATCAAGGAACATTGA